The nucleotide window GTTTCTTGGCAACTGGTTTCTTGGCAACAGGTTTCTTGGCAACAGGTTTCTTGGTAATCGTCTTGTTCTTCCCAGGTTTGGCTGTCACTTTAGGTTTGGTCTTTGGTTTAGGAGTAGGTTTCATCCCTGTTCTGGGTGTAGGCTTGACACCAGGTTTAACTCCAGGCTTTAGAGGTGGCTTCCCCCCAGGTTTGGCCGTGGGCTTGGCTTTAGCCTTCACTCCAGGTTTAGGCGTGGGTTTGGTCTTGGTGCTAGGCTTAGAGGTTGGGTTAGACCTGGCACCAGGTTTAGTTGTTGGCTTTACTCCGGGTTTAACTGGTTTGGGCTTAGGGGTAGGCCTAACACCAGGTCTGGCTGTAGGTTTACCAAGAGGGGGCTTTACTGGTGTTCTCACCCCTGGCCTGGTGGCCAGTTTTGGGGTAGGTTTCACCCGGAGGCCTGTTTTGGGTTTGGGGGTTGGTTTGGTGGGCTTGGAGACGGGTTTCTGGATATGGGAGCCGGATTGAGGCCCGTGGAGGGTGTCCCCCCCGGCCGTGGGGGTCCGGGACCCCCGGGGAACGCTGGAATAGTGGGCCATGAACCCATCTGAGGTAACACTGAGGTCAGAGACAAACTGGACCAGGAGCTCGTTCCCATTGGTCACAATggttctgggagagagagacggaaagtaAAGGAAGGGAAAGTTCTTCAGAGAAAAAACATGCACCATGttaccacagtgtgtgtgtgtgaggggggggggggggggttgttaccCTGGGACCCGGTCTCCACAGTACTTCCCAATGCGTCGGGAGtcgtccctctcccccccgttGAAGAAGGCCACGTAGTCATAGCGACAGTAAGTGTCGGCCTCTATGTCAAGCTTCTGAAATTTGACCTCGATCACCTGAAAGACACGACAAGCTCAAACTCTTGACACACGTGACATGTTTACCGCATGGCCAATCAGCAGTGTACGGTGGACATGTATGGTGAGGTAAGGGAAGTTAAGGGAAGCACGTGTAATAGTTTTACAGTAATATGTTTGACCCTAGTTGAGTCTGATTTCTGGAATACAGAGGGGCTTTCACCCTCTCACtttaccccctcccccatttctctctctttccttctctccctcgcaCACCCATCTCCCTCAATAAGGTCTTTCATTAATACTTCCATCACAGCGCTGCAGTCAAAAGGCGagtaagcacacacatacacccacacacacacggtaacccAAGACTGGACCTTCCAGAACATTTCCTCGTGAAAGGCCCCTATACCAGTGTttatgtttctctccctctcctctctcttctgtcccaaacacacctgattcaacaAGGCCTTAAAGATCAATTAATTTTTCTGGCACAACAAGGCCTGAAAATATTTACGAATTACATCTTGTTTCAATGCACTAGTTGTTGTATGAGGCGGCGACAGGCGTGCATACATACTGCGTTAGGATTGGTCTAACAGAGAGATGTGAGCTGTAAAGCTGTGTTTTGATTGGTTCAACATTGATATTGGAGCTGCACAATAGAATTGGATTGGTTGATGCCTGACGTTGCTGGGCTCCACGGAGATGTGCCAGGAGCAGCTGATGCCTGCTGGGTAATCCGAGTTGGGCCAGTTTGGAGTCTTGACGGATCCCTGCGACTTTGTCAGTCTCCCTCCACAGAACTGGTCCTCTGGggtcagagaggggggatgaagagagacagagagatgagggtTGAAAGAGGTACCAACATTGACCACACAGAAACCAAAACAGAGGATAAAGGGAGCCCAAACCGAAGACAGGACTGACTCCTCACCGTCCACATGAGGCTTCCCCCCGCTGAAATAAGCCACAAAGCCCCTCCCCCCGGAGCTGGCGTCAGACACCATCTCCAGCATCATGGtgttggaggtggagaggagcgcCCCCGGCCGGAACGTTCCGCAGAAGCGGCCCAGCTTCTGCACCGTGTGGGAGTGGCCGTTGTAGACGTCCAGGTAGTCGTAGCGACACGTGGGGTCGGCCTCCAGGTCGAAGAGGCGGAAGGAGAGCATGACCACGTGGCCTTCGGGGACCTGCAGGGGTTATTATGGGGTGTttggggggaaggagggtggaggagaaagggCTGAGACTGGGGTGTGGGAGTCGAAAGGTCAGGGTCTATCAGTGTTAATGGTATtcgttgtgttgttgtgtttcagtgGCCTGTCTGTTAGAAGGAGGAGGGCAGCATATTGTCCTGACTCACAGTTATGTACCAGGTACACTTGCTGTTGGGTTTGTACTGGCTGGGGAAACCCTCGCTGCCCACAAAGCCTGAGTCTGTCACCAAGTGGCCCCCACAGAGGAAGataggcctggagggagggagggtgagagagagagagagagagagagagagagagagagagagagagagagagagagagagagagagagaaagagagagagagatgtgatggAGAGGTCAAATGATCGAAGGATCTTGCAAATCAGTGCCCTGCTGATGATTTGACACGTTTATTTTGTGGAATAGCAGCTGCAGACATTTTGTGGAAGAAgcctatacaaacacacacacacgcacacacacacacacagttggggTCTGTTCTCTGATTCTGAGAAGGGCCTACAAACTATGAGCAAGGAAATGTTTTTGTAAAGGTTGATTCAATCCAGGGTTGTAACACAAAATATGTATATTGCGCGTTGTGGAttgtacaaaacacacacacatgtacagtacacacacatgccctcaaAGTTTGCCATATGAACACTGTAGCCAGACCGAGCACATTTAGGAAGTGAATATGACATATGGGCATTATCATGGAGTACATGGGTGCAGTCTGAAAGCTTGGAACACAGAAAGCACACATGCGTAGTTATATAACCCTGTttaggaaacaaacacacaaacatgcatgtgcTCACACAAAAAAAGACCCACATTGATGAAAGCTATGGCACACTCTCTGAAACTTTACAACAGGTCCCCAGACTTGTTAATGCAGCTTTTGCCTAAGAATAAAGATTTAATGGTTAAAAACCAAATAAGCTCAAAGCTTGTAGGCAACTGTGGGTTAGAGTGCTGTGTTGTCTGatagtgagcacacacacacacgcacacacacacacacacacacacacacacatgtacacacacacacacacacacacacacacacacacacacacacacacacacacagacacacactcctcctctgctGCCTTGCCTGTATATTTAaacccttcttttttttcttctgtccaAAATCTATTTCTAAACCCCCCATTAGAGGACAGATCTTCAGATGACCTTGAGAAGGGTTGACAAGTGGAACATGacgcatgttcacacacacaaagatgccTCGGTACATAGAGAACACACAAGATGTCGAGCACATGctacacgctcatacacacaggctccacagatccagacaaCATTGCTTTGGGGTGATTGTGGTGTTGAAAACCAACAGTGGTCCAAAATCCCAAACATGTCTGTGGTTCTGGGGCCCTCTCTGGTCATCTACTGCTGGCGACCTACGCAGCTCACAAACTACTGTTTggtctgttgtgtttgtttatgtctaATCTAACGTGGAATTATAACCTAGTAATCTTTCAACCTTCCAGAAGATCTAATCCCACTCGGACAAGAGTTCAGAGAATCACAAGACTTGGAAAGCTTTGCGACGTCAGGGTAACTGAACACCAGGCTTAAGGAGGGCATTTGATGCCAATGATATGTGAAACTAGGGCATGTcactgctctctgtccacaagACTAGAAACCATTATTTCTCATGGACCACCACAAGTTCTTCTTcttttgtattgttatttagAGAAAAATCGAATTATGTAACATATCTTCAGAGAAGGGGTAACACTTGAAAAGGGGTGAAAAGTAGACTCTGGCATTATGTGCAGAATGAAAACACTGAGGTTaaagcacatcacacacacacacacacacactgagacaccttGGTACATAGAGGCAGGATGTCAATAGTCTTCAAACAAGAGCAACACGCAACAAGACTCACCTGGTGAAGTTGGTCTGACCTTGTGCTTGGGTCCATCTCACAGTCAGGGTTAGAAGATAACaaatgctccacacacacacactcaaccccaTCCTGGCGTCCTCCTAGTCCCAGAGAGAGATCTatccagagaaagagggagagggaagagaggaggcaaggagaagggagggagtctgagagcaggagctgggagaaagaggagggtcaTTATAGTGGTGGGAGTTTTTCATTTGGTTTCATTTACTTCTTGTTTTGTATATGTAAACGTTGTGTTAGGTTTTATTTGTTTCATTTTTCAGATATACTTCTATTGTTTTTAACAATATTTTGTTCCAGTTTTATTTTTAACAATTCAGACAGCCATTTGAATTGTGGAATAGGCAGATCGATTTCTACACAACTACTTAAAAAGAAGTTAGCTTTTTCTGATGAAAACTGAAAACTTGGATGAAAGCTCTGATGTTCTAGTTACATATGCACAGTAATGGACCA belongs to Osmerus mordax isolate fOsmMor3 chromosome 23, fOsmMor3.pri, whole genome shotgun sequence and includes:
- the pcolceb gene encoding procollagen C-endopeptidase enhancer b, which codes for MGLSVCVWSICYLLTLTVRWTQAQGQTNFTRPIFLCGGHLVTDSGFVGSEGFPSQYKPNSKCTWYITVPEGHVVMLSFRLFDLEADPTCRYDYLDVYNGHSHTVQKLGRFCGTFRPGALLSTSNTMMLEMVSDASSGGRGFVAYFSGGKPHVDEDQFCGGRLTKSQGSVKTPNWPNSDYPAGISCSWHISVEPSNVIEVKFQKLDIEADTYCRYDYVAFFNGGERDDSRRIGKYCGDRVPGTIVTNGNELLVQFVSDLSVTSDGFMAHYSSVPRGSRTPTAGGDTLHGPQSGSHIQKPVSKPTKPTPKPKTGLRVKPTPKLATRPGVRTPVKPPLGKPTARPGVRPTPKPKPVKPGVKPTTKPGARSNPTSKPSTKTKPTPKPGVKAKAKPTAKPGGKPPLKPGVKPGVKPTPRTGMKPTPKPKTKPKVTAKPGKNKTITKKPVAKKPVAKKPVAKKPVAKPLPVNPLCTQACKRTGTLQSNFCPNDFVITGKVTSILPGERGSVTVEVALIKAYKTGRLPVTQSGPLSSVTVTSTCKKCPGLRKGANYVLMGQVDAEGRGLLNPSSFSLLYKAVHAKTLASLARKPC